A DNA window from Caulobacter mirabilis contains the following coding sequences:
- a CDS encoding glycoside hydrolase family 9 protein, giving the protein MNGMKLWLASGAALLALAGGVAQAAVKVHVNQVALERAGPKAAVVETDRGAAGGRFSVLRDGQEVLAGDLAAEPAFSEWGAGKRYFTADFSGLKEAGRYEVKVTLGGETATSPAFVVADDALFATTGKALVEYFKLSRNVSEADKRIRIYGTKTYVNVWGGWKDAGGDAGKYLSHLSYANFFNPQQTSFAAWALARSYEASPGRFQKAGLDKQIVDEALWGADYLHRLLSPEGFFYMTVFDRWKSPGAERVVTGYVGIEGVYTKNYQAAYREGGGVAIAALARAYRLAKDTGAKGEFPADQYLADAERSFAHMQKNNLRYVDDGRENIIDDYTALLAATELYLSTKKPVYLEAARARAARLNGRMTANGWFDSDDKGRPYYHAAEAGFPVLSLVSYLAIETDAARIAAAKDTIGKALKGQLTLDAAVANPYDYPRQPFMTFKDGRRGPLQTGFFIPHANETRYWWQGESARLASLSVAALLGGRATDPRAGAAFGVEPALAEFAQDQIDWTLGRNPYDMSMLYGFGAKNVPDAESAGVHVPGGISNGITGGVGSDQGRGIAWAEGPDSENWRWLEQWIPHNAWFLLLASVTDPEAK; this is encoded by the coding sequence ATGAACGGGATGAAGCTCTGGCTGGCGTCGGGGGCGGCGCTGCTGGCCCTGGCGGGCGGCGTGGCCCAGGCGGCCGTGAAGGTGCATGTGAACCAGGTCGCGCTCGAGCGCGCCGGGCCCAAGGCGGCGGTGGTCGAGACGGACCGTGGCGCGGCCGGCGGCCGGTTCTCGGTCCTGCGCGACGGCCAGGAGGTGCTCGCGGGCGACCTGGCGGCCGAGCCGGCCTTCAGCGAATGGGGCGCGGGCAAGCGCTACTTCACCGCCGACTTCAGCGGACTGAAGGAGGCCGGGCGCTACGAGGTCAAGGTCACGCTGGGCGGCGAGACGGCGACGTCCCCAGCCTTCGTGGTGGCCGACGACGCCCTGTTCGCGACGACGGGCAAGGCGTTGGTCGAGTACTTCAAGCTCAGCCGCAACGTCAGCGAAGCCGACAAGCGCATCCGCATCTACGGGACCAAGACCTACGTCAACGTCTGGGGCGGCTGGAAGGACGCCGGCGGCGACGCGGGCAAGTACCTGTCGCACCTGTCCTACGCCAACTTCTTCAATCCGCAGCAGACCTCGTTCGCGGCCTGGGCCCTGGCCCGGTCCTACGAGGCTTCGCCCGGCCGGTTCCAGAAGGCCGGTCTCGACAAGCAGATCGTCGACGAGGCGTTGTGGGGCGCCGACTACCTGCACCGGCTGCTGTCGCCGGAAGGCTTCTTCTACATGACGGTCTTCGACCGCTGGAAAAGCCCCGGCGCCGAGCGGGTGGTGACCGGCTACGTCGGGATCGAGGGCGTCTACACGAAGAACTACCAGGCGGCCTATCGCGAGGGCGGCGGCGTTGCGATCGCGGCCCTGGCCCGCGCCTATCGTCTGGCCAAGGACACCGGCGCCAAGGGCGAGTTCCCGGCCGACCAGTATCTGGCCGACGCCGAGCGGTCGTTCGCGCACATGCAGAAGAACAACCTGCGCTACGTCGACGACGGCCGCGAGAACATCATCGACGACTACACAGCCCTGCTGGCGGCGACAGAGCTGTACCTGTCCACGAAGAAGCCGGTCTATCTGGAAGCGGCGCGGGCGCGGGCGGCGAGGCTGAACGGCCGGATGACCGCCAACGGCTGGTTCGACAGCGACGACAAGGGCCGGCCCTACTACCACGCCGCCGAGGCCGGGTTCCCGGTGCTGAGCCTGGTCTCCTACCTGGCGATCGAGACTGACGCCGCGCGGATCGCCGCCGCCAAGGATACGATCGGCAAGGCGCTGAAGGGCCAGCTGACGCTCGATGCGGCCGTCGCCAATCCCTACGACTATCCGCGCCAGCCGTTCATGACCTTCAAGGACGGCCGGCGCGGGCCGCTGCAGACCGGCTTCTTCATCCCGCACGCCAACGAGACCCGCTACTGGTGGCAGGGCGAGAGCGCGCGGCTGGCCTCGCTGAGCGTGGCGGCGCTGCTGGGCGGCCGGGCGACCGACCCGCGGGCCGGCGCGGCCTTCGGGGTCGAGCCGGCCTTGGCCGAGTTCGCCCAGGACCAGATCGACTGGACGCTGGGCCGTAACCCCTATGACATGTCGATGCTCTACGGCTTCGGCGCCAAGAACGTCCCCGACGCCGAGAGCGCCGGCGTGCATGTGCCGGGCGGCATCTCCAACGGCATCACCGGCGGCGTCGGCAGCGACCAGGGCCGGGGCATCGCCTGGGCCGAAGGGCCCGACAGCGAGAACTGGCGCTGGCTGGAACAGTGGATTCCGCACAACGCCTGGTTCCTGCTTCTGGCCAGCGTGACGGACCCGGAGGCGAAGTGA
- a CDS encoding family 20 glycosylhydrolase, which translates to MIPSAVFPSQRHWPGRPLSAGLSLALALAAGSAGAAPLTQPELDRAARELKVGFAVLENGVTGDCGSGEGGCYRGELSLTAPHGLPPDGWALFFSHVERMRRVDDPRFRVEHVNGDLYRLTPAPGSAGLKPGETYRIGFRGGGSHLSAYYPMPNHYLAAEGLKARVIESTRPIVDPETGLEGLPFVAPFVDEAKLERRSPGDRTVWATPARTYAANAATPTALGAGPPVIPSPREVRAGTGALDLSGGLVVRLEGFDRKDLAPALAAAGETGRGAPLVVRRASKPLPLGGYGLAIDAEGVVIEASDAEGASNGLRTLAALRAAGPTVPQLAIEDAPRFGFRGLHLDVARNFHGKALVLAVLEQMAAYKLNRLHLHLGDDEGWRLEIAGLPELTEIGARRCHDLAEDRCLLPQLGAGPDGDTPVDGFYSAADYIEIVRAAAARHIEVIPSFDMPGHSRAAIRAMDARARRLRAAGDEAGAARYLLSEAADRSVYDSIQHYRDNTINVCQESAYAFVAKVVDEVAALHVRAGRPLKTYHIGADETPGAWIGSPACAALSKTTGVPVKKLGGYFIERVSARLAERGIVAAGWSDGMGDADARKMPAAVQSNLWAPLFGGATAVGRKQAGQGWRVVVSVPEATYLDAPNAVDPYERGYDWMSRFTDSRKLFDFMPESLPVHAEIWTDLENRPATVTDNGGRGARFDGVQAQLWSETIRSDDQVEYMLFPRLLAFAERAWRRADWEPTPASDGGPYGPQTQTFSAAARVARDREWAGFAARVGTVELRRLDQAGIAYRIPIVGAVVESGVLKANLEVPGLPIEYRVAGGGWVPYAGPAPVEGAVEIRARSADGRRAGRTVTVGERR; encoded by the coding sequence GTGATCCCTTCCGCCGTCTTTCCCTCCCAGCGCCACTGGCCCGGCCGGCCTCTGTCGGCCGGGCTCTCTCTCGCCCTGGCTCTGGCGGCGGGGAGCGCCGGCGCCGCGCCCTTGACCCAGCCCGAACTCGACCGCGCGGCCCGCGAGCTGAAGGTCGGCTTCGCGGTTCTCGAGAACGGCGTGACGGGCGACTGCGGATCAGGCGAGGGCGGCTGCTATCGCGGCGAGCTCAGCCTGACCGCGCCCCATGGCCTGCCGCCGGACGGCTGGGCCCTGTTCTTCAGCCATGTCGAGCGGATGCGGCGCGTGGACGACCCGCGCTTCCGGGTCGAGCACGTCAACGGCGATCTCTATCGTCTCACCCCCGCGCCGGGATCGGCGGGGCTGAAGCCGGGCGAGACCTATCGCATCGGCTTCCGCGGCGGCGGCTCGCATCTGTCGGCCTACTATCCGATGCCGAACCACTACCTCGCCGCCGAGGGGCTGAAGGCCCGGGTGATCGAGAGCACGCGACCGATCGTCGACCCCGAAACCGGCCTCGAGGGCCTGCCGTTCGTCGCGCCCTTCGTCGACGAAGCCAAGCTTGAGCGCCGTTCGCCCGGCGACCGAACCGTCTGGGCGACGCCGGCGCGGACCTACGCCGCCAACGCGGCGACGCCGACGGCCCTGGGGGCGGGACCGCCGGTCATCCCGTCCCCGCGCGAGGTGCGCGCGGGGACGGGAGCGTTGGACCTGTCCGGCGGGCTGGTCGTCAGGCTGGAAGGCTTCGATCGCAAGGACCTCGCGCCGGCTCTGGCGGCCGCGGGCGAGACCGGGCGCGGCGCGCCGCTGGTCGTCCGCAGGGCGTCGAAGCCTCTGCCGCTGGGCGGATACGGGCTGGCCATCGACGCCGAGGGCGTCGTGATCGAGGCCTCCGACGCCGAGGGCGCGTCCAACGGCCTGCGCACCCTGGCGGCTCTGCGCGCCGCGGGGCCGACGGTTCCGCAGTTGGCCATCGAGGATGCGCCGCGCTTCGGCTTCCGCGGGCTGCACCTGGACGTCGCCCGCAACTTCCACGGCAAGGCGCTGGTGCTGGCGGTGCTGGAGCAGATGGCGGCCTACAAGCTGAACCGCCTGCACCTGCATCTGGGCGACGACGAGGGCTGGCGGCTGGAGATCGCGGGGCTGCCGGAGCTGACCGAGATCGGCGCCCGGCGGTGCCACGATCTGGCCGAGGACCGTTGCCTGCTGCCCCAGCTCGGCGCCGGACCGGACGGGGATACGCCGGTCGACGGCTTCTACAGCGCGGCCGACTACATCGAGATCGTGCGGGCGGCCGCGGCGCGGCATATCGAGGTGATCCCCTCGTTCGACATGCCGGGGCATTCCCGCGCCGCGATCCGCGCGATGGACGCCCGCGCCCGCCGCCTGCGCGCCGCGGGAGACGAGGCCGGCGCCGCGCGATATCTGCTCAGTGAGGCGGCGGACCGGTCCGTCTACGACAGCATCCAGCACTACCGGGACAACACCATCAACGTCTGCCAGGAGTCGGCCTACGCCTTCGTCGCCAAGGTGGTGGACGAGGTTGCGGCGCTGCACGTCCGGGCGGGCCGGCCGCTGAAGACCTATCACATCGGCGCCGACGAGACGCCGGGCGCCTGGATCGGGTCGCCGGCCTGCGCGGCGCTGTCGAAGACGACGGGCGTCCCGGTCAAGAAGCTGGGCGGCTATTTCATCGAGCGGGTCTCCGCCCGGCTGGCCGAGCGCGGGATCGTGGCCGCCGGCTGGAGCGACGGCATGGGCGACGCCGACGCCCGGAAGATGCCCGCGGCGGTGCAGTCCAACCTCTGGGCGCCGCTGTTCGGCGGCGCGACGGCGGTGGGGCGCAAGCAGGCGGGGCAGGGCTGGCGGGTCGTGGTCTCGGTCCCCGAGGCGACCTACCTGGACGCGCCGAACGCCGTCGATCCCTACGAGCGCGGCTATGACTGGATGTCCCGCTTCACCGACAGCCGCAAGCTGTTCGACTTCATGCCCGAGAGCCTCCCGGTCCATGCGGAGATCTGGACCGATCTGGAGAACCGGCCGGCGACGGTGACGGACAACGGCGGGCGCGGCGCGCGCTTCGATGGCGTGCAGGCCCAGTTGTGGAGCGAGACGATCCGTTCCGATGATCAGGTCGAATACATGCTGTTTCCGCGCTTGCTGGCCTTCGCCGAGCGGGCCTGGCGGCGGGCCGACTGGGAGCCGACGCCGGCGTCCGACGGCGGACCCTATGGTCCGCAGACGCAGACGTTCAGCGCCGCCGCCCGCGTCGCCCGCGACCGCGAGTGGGCAGGCTTCGCCGCGCGAGTCGGGACCGTGGAGCTTCGGCGACTGGATCAGGCGGGCATCGCCTACCGCATCCCGATCGTCGGGGCCGTGGTCGAGAGCGGCGTGCTGAAGGCGAACCTGGAGGTCCCGGGGTTGCCGATCGAATACCGCGTCGCCGGCGGCGGCTGGGTTCCCTATGCGGGACCGGCGCCGGTGGAGGGCGCAGTGGAAATCCGGGCGCGATCGGCCGACGGTCGACGCGCCGGCAGAACAGTGACGGTAGGGGAGAGGCGATGA
- a CDS encoding TonB-dependent receptor, whose protein sequence is MIAGPAIAQSAASSETVLEQIVVTASKRETNLMDTPVAISAFSQESLDRQGIQSARDLAGTIPNLQLGTGSDSGTAATIRGVTSTDFTEVGEGAVAILQDGFYSPRPQGALALMYDVERVEVLRGPQGTLFGMNSPGGAINIIPARPTFGETFGSVEGLMGNYNKRQIRGSLNWGVTDTFALRAAFMAERADGMIEQEMDLTDIEDAHSGIVKDGIPDVDQRRNRHLSPKDWYNNSDQWAFRLIGRWQATEKLELTGTFSYFSDQGAGDMNFVDCEQAAGTVNACTRTLRYAKVNVPGKKDLTIADYQLKAVYDLTDNIGLEYRTSYQDQKRYQIQDVDGGRHAAPEWSSIGERITPEEQLMGYYPIWDESWETKHSRYETVTHELQIKSRGDSRLQYVAGAYYLHEKKSIRYDMEMLAQKTYYEDPGLPLGFYPDGLPDTVIFDQNKRTTSSRALYGQVDYRLTEQFGLTAGYRYSWDKKTDEGGVTYGSWWGNEAWYNGLWTPNSIRAHQSNNLKWGMGGSAPLNSGVLPATAPNHSKMEWSQGTYRLGAQWFPNDDHMMFASVATGHKMGGMYEMTDTCANGCMKLLTYQPEKVTTYELGYKGTLLDGRFRLSVTAFFSDYSDMQNTGNKVVGVNENPLSPNFGDPVYAWATDNLTKSRIHGLEVEFDVIPWDDGRLSGYLAYLHTEITDGGTYSDGYACNEREYFGQPHCGDPSVANIKGNKLPFAPEWSLTVNYQHSIHLPGGFELVPYVSVHWQDRMFLDIGNYTGAHLGQYQDAYWKLNASLRLNGPENLYFVEAFGENLTDEDTKNFGGFNQGMVRNSYDAPLTWGVRLGYSF, encoded by the coding sequence GTGATCGCCGGTCCGGCGATCGCCCAGTCCGCGGCGTCGTCGGAGACCGTGCTCGAACAGATCGTGGTCACCGCGTCGAAACGCGAGACCAATCTGATGGACACGCCCGTCGCCATCTCCGCCTTCTCGCAGGAGAGCCTGGACCGCCAGGGCATCCAGTCGGCGCGCGATCTGGCCGGGACGATTCCGAACCTGCAGCTGGGGACGGGGTCCGACTCCGGCACGGCGGCGACGATTCGCGGCGTCACCTCCACCGACTTCACCGAGGTCGGCGAGGGCGCGGTGGCGATCCTGCAGGACGGTTTCTATTCGCCGCGGCCGCAGGGGGCGTTGGCGCTGATGTACGATGTCGAGCGGGTCGAGGTGCTGCGCGGGCCGCAGGGCACTCTGTTCGGCATGAACTCCCCCGGCGGGGCCATCAACATCATCCCGGCCCGACCGACCTTCGGCGAGACCTTCGGCTCCGTCGAGGGGCTGATGGGCAACTACAACAAGCGCCAGATCCGCGGCAGTCTGAACTGGGGCGTCACCGACACCTTCGCCCTGCGCGCGGCATTCATGGCCGAGCGCGCCGACGGCATGATCGAACAGGAGATGGACCTCACCGATATCGAGGATGCGCATTCCGGCATCGTCAAGGACGGGATTCCGGACGTCGACCAGCGCCGCAATCGCCATCTCAGCCCCAAGGATTGGTACAACAACTCCGACCAGTGGGCCTTCCGCCTGATCGGCCGCTGGCAGGCGACCGAGAAGCTGGAGCTGACCGGGACCTTCTCGTACTTCTCCGACCAGGGCGCGGGCGACATGAACTTCGTCGACTGCGAGCAGGCGGCGGGCACGGTCAACGCCTGCACCCGCACCCTGCGCTACGCCAAGGTCAATGTACCGGGCAAGAAGGACCTGACGATCGCCGACTACCAGTTGAAGGCGGTCTACGATCTGACCGACAACATCGGCCTCGAGTACCGCACCTCCTACCAGGACCAGAAGCGCTACCAGATCCAGGACGTCGACGGCGGCCGTCACGCCGCGCCGGAATGGTCGTCGATCGGCGAGCGGATCACGCCCGAAGAGCAGCTGATGGGCTACTACCCGATCTGGGACGAGAGCTGGGAGACCAAGCACAGCCGCTACGAGACGGTGACCCACGAGCTGCAGATCAAGTCGCGCGGCGACTCGCGCCTGCAGTATGTCGCCGGCGCCTACTACCTGCATGAGAAGAAGAGCATCCGCTACGACATGGAGATGCTCGCCCAGAAGACCTACTACGAGGATCCCGGCCTGCCGCTGGGCTTCTACCCGGACGGTCTGCCGGACACGGTGATCTTCGACCAGAACAAGCGGACCACGTCGTCGCGGGCGCTCTATGGCCAGGTGGACTACAGGCTGACCGAGCAGTTCGGCCTGACGGCCGGCTATCGCTACAGCTGGGACAAGAAGACCGACGAGGGCGGCGTCACCTACGGATCGTGGTGGGGCAACGAGGCCTGGTACAACGGCCTTTGGACGCCGAACAGCATCCGGGCGCACCAATCGAACAACCTGAAATGGGGCATGGGCGGCTCGGCGCCGCTGAACAGCGGCGTGCTGCCGGCCACCGCGCCGAACCATTCAAAGATGGAGTGGAGCCAGGGCACCTACCGCCTGGGCGCGCAGTGGTTCCCGAACGACGACCACATGATGTTCGCCTCCGTGGCCACCGGCCACAAGATGGGCGGCATGTACGAGATGACCGACACCTGCGCCAACGGGTGCATGAAGCTGCTCACCTACCAGCCCGAAAAGGTCACCACCTACGAATTGGGCTACAAGGGCACGCTGTTGGACGGTCGCTTCCGGCTGAGCGTCACCGCCTTCTTCAGCGATTACAGCGACATGCAGAACACCGGCAACAAGGTGGTCGGCGTCAACGAGAACCCGCTGAGCCCCAATTTCGGCGATCCCGTGTATGCCTGGGCGACCGACAACCTGACCAAGTCCCGCATCCACGGGCTGGAGGTCGAGTTCGACGTCATCCCCTGGGACGATGGTCGCCTGTCGGGCTATCTGGCCTATCTCCATACGGAGATCACCGACGGCGGCACCTATTCCGACGGCTACGCCTGCAATGAGCGCGAGTACTTCGGCCAGCCGCACTGCGGCGATCCTTCGGTCGCGAACATCAAGGGCAACAAGCTGCCGTTCGCGCCGGAATGGTCTCTGACGGTCAACTACCAGCACAGCATCCACCTGCCGGGCGGGTTCGAGCTGGTCCCTTACGTCTCGGTCCACTGGCAGGACCGCATGTTCCTGGACATCGGCAACTACACCGGCGCCCACCTGGGCCAGTACCAGGACGCCTACTGGAAGCTGAACGCCAGCCTGCGTCTGAACGGGCCCGAGAACCTCTACTTCGTCGAGGCCTTCGGCGAGAACCTGACCGACGAGGACACCAAGAACTTCGGCGGCTTCAACCAGGGCATGGTGCGCAACAGCTACGACGCGCCTCTGACCTGGGGGGTGCGCCTGGGATACTCGTTCTAG
- a CDS encoding ROK family transcriptional regulator has product MVTRGATQQSSAPLNRRVVLDVIRRQGEISRKDIIDRVGLSPQTVANITQDLEAIGLIVSKRLRGEKARGQPPMAFMLNPAGGDSIGISLEPHRAYGALVNLVGDVLLRREIEIDVRDQRRTLAAMVALVRELAERASASERLWGVGVAMPGPFDVPAMSFVGPTAFEGWTDLSIFEDLEAATGLPIYYNIDSVAGAIGESLSGVAQGFESFFYLHLGVGLGGTLMVDKAAYRGARGNATEIGHIPIVPGGKPCYCGARGCLERYVSLHSLSEAITGDPDVELSHPELLALLERGDPRLDAWRAEAAACLRAAVAIIENMLDPETIVIGGSAPRILVEQLVAEALPLAPSVRTDASDTPRIILSEWQEDSSILGAAVLPIHERLSPRLDVLTPVEERAGIEVERLLGRKPRRINRF; this is encoded by the coding sequence ATGGTCACTCGGGGAGCGACACAGCAATCCAGCGCGCCCCTGAATCGCCGCGTGGTGCTCGATGTGATCCGCCGGCAGGGCGAGATCTCGCGCAAGGACATCATCGACCGCGTGGGTCTCAGCCCGCAGACCGTCGCCAACATCACCCAGGATCTCGAGGCCATCGGCCTGATCGTGTCCAAGCGGCTGCGCGGCGAGAAGGCGAGGGGGCAGCCGCCGATGGCCTTCATGCTGAACCCCGCCGGCGGCGATTCGATCGGCATCAGCCTGGAGCCCCACCGGGCCTACGGCGCGCTGGTGAACCTGGTCGGCGACGTGCTGCTGCGGCGCGAGATCGAGATCGACGTCCGCGATCAGCGGCGGACCCTGGCGGCCATGGTCGCGCTGGTCCGCGAGCTGGCCGAGCGGGCTTCCGCGTCCGAGCGGCTCTGGGGCGTGGGCGTGGCGATGCCCGGACCGTTCGATGTGCCGGCGATGAGTTTCGTGGGGCCGACCGCCTTCGAGGGCTGGACCGACCTGTCGATCTTTGAAGACCTGGAAGCCGCCACCGGGCTGCCGATCTACTACAACATCGACAGCGTGGCCGGAGCGATCGGAGAGTCGCTGTCCGGCGTGGCGCAAGGCTTCGAGAGCTTCTTCTACCTGCACCTCGGCGTCGGCCTGGGCGGCACGCTGATGGTCGACAAGGCGGCCTATCGCGGCGCCCGGGGCAATGCGACCGAGATCGGGCATATCCCCATCGTTCCCGGTGGAAAGCCCTGCTATTGCGGCGCGCGCGGGTGCCTGGAGCGATACGTCTCGCTCCATTCGCTGTCCGAAGCGATCACCGGCGATCCCGACGTCGAGCTGAGCCACCCGGAGCTGCTGGCCCTGCTCGAGCGCGGCGATCCGCGCCTGGACGCCTGGCGCGCCGAGGCCGCGGCCTGCCTGCGCGCCGCGGTGGCGATCATCGAGAACATGCTGGACCCCGAGACCATCGTTATCGGCGGCTCCGCGCCGCGGATCCTGGTCGAGCAGCTGGTCGCCGAGGCTCTGCCCCTGGCCCCGTCGGTGCGGACCGACGCCTCGGACACGCCTAGGATCATCCTGTCGGAATGGCAGGAGGACAGCTCGATTCTTGGCGCCGCGGTCCTGCCCATTCACGAGCGTCTCTCTCCCCGTCTCGACGTCCTGACGCCGGTCGAGGAGCGCGCGGGGATCGAGGTCGAGCGCCTGCTGGGCCGCAAGCCGCGACGCATCAACCGCTTCTGA
- a CDS encoding carbohydrate kinase family protein, with the protein MLTIIGDVSVDLVLGPVDGWPAVGTELLMERSEFRPGGSGGNAALAARWLGARARVYSMVGGDPLGGWLSAQFGDLEACLSVSEAATSVSTGVIHSCGERTFFTTRGHLERLSWADIRPHLQPAPSANSIALLTGAFLLPRLRVDYSEIVAFLRDLGYGLAIDTGWPPGGWTDRTRAEASRWIAACDHVLLNEVEITGLAGEPDLGRAMDALSTLLRPGATLVAKTGPKGAIGRQNGRAETHLAPPVAVFDTIGAGDSFNAGYLLSRQRGDGLQSALRAGCAAAAAIISRFPRQDIRPGELADRGLLTEA; encoded by the coding sequence ATGCTCACCATCATCGGCGACGTCAGTGTAGATCTCGTGCTCGGGCCGGTGGACGGCTGGCCCGCCGTGGGCACCGAACTCCTCATGGAACGCAGCGAATTCCGCCCGGGAGGCTCCGGGGGGAACGCCGCGCTCGCGGCCCGCTGGCTCGGCGCCCGGGCCCGCGTCTACTCCATGGTCGGCGGCGACCCGCTCGGCGGCTGGCTGTCGGCGCAGTTCGGAGACCTGGAGGCCTGCCTGTCCGTCAGCGAGGCGGCGACCTCGGTCTCCACCGGCGTGATCCACAGCTGCGGCGAGCGGACCTTCTTCACCACCCGGGGCCATCTGGAGCGGCTGTCCTGGGCCGACATCCGGCCCCACCTCCAGCCCGCGCCCAGCGCCAACTCGATCGCCCTGCTGACCGGCGCCTTCCTGCTGCCGCGGCTTCGCGTCGACTATTCCGAGATCGTCGCCTTCCTGCGCGACCTGGGCTACGGCCTGGCCATCGACACCGGTTGGCCGCCGGGCGGCTGGACGGATCGCACCCGCGCCGAGGCCTCGCGCTGGATCGCGGCTTGCGACCATGTCCTGCTGAACGAGGTCGAGATCACCGGCCTCGCCGGAGAGCCGGACCTGGGCCGGGCGATGGACGCGCTGTCGACCCTGTTGCGCCCCGGCGCCACCCTGGTCGCGAAGACCGGGCCGAAGGGGGCCATCGGCCGCCAGAACGGCCGCGCCGAGACCCACCTGGCGCCGCCTGTGGCGGTGTTCGACACCATCGGCGCCGGGGACTCCTTCAACGCGGGCTATCTGCTCTCGCGCCAGCGCGGCGACGGCCTCCAGTCGGCCCTGCGCGCCGGCTGCGCGGCGGCGGCGGCGATCATCTCGCGCTTTCCGCGGCAGGACATCCGACCGGGAGAACTGGCGGACAGGGGACTTCTGACCGAAGCTTGA
- a CDS encoding MFS transporter has product MNNRSLTVGYILVVWFVISFVTNIIGPLMPVIIKDFQLSLTLAGLLPFAFFLAYGVISIPAGLMVERVGPKVTLLCAFALNMVGALALAIWPGYAVAVGALFVIGLGMAMLQVVINPLMRAAGGEQHFAFFSVLGQLVFGLASFVSPLAFAALMKKSGGVSQWLAGLAPPELPWIGLYWLFGGLFAAALLITLVMRIPSMQLKDDERAGTLGAYVELLKDSRVRLFFLGIAAYVGTEQCLANWMSQFLSTYHGYSPLAEGAKAVGLFWGLMSIGCVVGLVLLKLLDAKIVLRLFSVLAIACVAAALFGGAELSLWAFPASGFCISAMFSIIFALSLNSVLQNHGALSGILCSGILGGAVAPLIVGALGEQIGLRLAMTFVFLLLGYILSISFWAKPQVRNETIDLRRLFGGSARAATE; this is encoded by the coding sequence ATGAACAACCGCAGCCTGACCGTCGGCTACATTCTCGTCGTCTGGTTCGTCATCTCGTTCGTGACCAACATCATCGGCCCGCTGATGCCGGTGATCATCAAGGACTTCCAACTCAGCCTGACCCTGGCGGGGCTCCTGCCCTTCGCCTTCTTCCTGGCCTACGGGGTGATCTCCATTCCGGCCGGCCTGATGGTCGAGCGCGTGGGGCCGAAGGTGACCCTGCTCTGCGCCTTCGCCCTGAACATGGTCGGCGCCCTGGCGCTGGCGATCTGGCCTGGCTACGCCGTCGCCGTCGGGGCGCTGTTCGTGATCGGCCTGGGCATGGCCATGCTGCAGGTGGTGATCAACCCGCTGATGCGGGCCGCCGGCGGCGAGCAGCATTTCGCCTTCTTCTCGGTCCTGGGCCAACTGGTCTTCGGCCTGGCCTCCTTCGTCAGCCCCCTGGCCTTCGCCGCCCTGATGAAGAAGAGCGGCGGAGTCAGCCAGTGGCTCGCCGGCCTGGCGCCGCCCGAGCTGCCCTGGATCGGCCTGTACTGGCTGTTCGGCGGCCTGTTCGCCGCCGCCCTGCTGATCACCCTGGTCATGCGCATCCCCTCGATGCAGCTGAAGGACGACGAGCGCGCCGGCACGCTGGGCGCCTATGTCGAACTGCTCAAGGACAGCCGCGTGCGCCTGTTCTTCCTCGGCATCGCCGCCTACGTCGGGACCGAGCAGTGCCTGGCCAACTGGATGTCGCAGTTCCTGTCGACCTATCACGGCTACTCGCCGCTGGCGGAGGGCGCCAAGGCGGTGGGACTGTTCTGGGGCCTGATGTCGATCGGCTGCGTGGTCGGGCTGGTGCTGCTCAAGCTGCTGGACGCCAAGATCGTCCTGCGCCTGTTCTCCGTCCTGGCTATCGCCTGCGTCGCCGCGGCCCTGTTCGGCGGCGCCGAGCTGTCGCTGTGGGCCTTCCCGGCGTCGGGCTTCTGCATCTCGGCGATGTTCTCGATCATCTTCGCCCTGTCGCTCAATTCGGTGCTGCAGAACCACGGCGCGCTGTCCGGCATCCTGTGCTCCGGCATCCTGGGTGGAGCCGTGGCGCCGCTGATCGTCGGCGCCCTGGGCGAGCAGATCGGACTGCGCCTGGCGATGACCTTCGTCTTCCTGCTGCTGGGCTACATCCTCAGCATCAGCTTCTGGGCCAAACCCCAGGTGCGCAACGAGACGATCGACCTGCGGCGGCTGTTCGGCGGCTCCGCGCGAGCCGCGACGGAGTAG